One window from the genome of Pseudoalteromonas sp. '520P1 No. 423' encodes:
- a CDS encoding glycosyl hydrolase family 18 protein, with protein sequence MYKKLLTACAVSAILSSWQVTAAPAAPSIDWTPQDYSFVEVNLESNGSYKDLVKAKDVVDISIKWNSWSGTGGDSYKVLFDGVVVNEGALAAGTKSGVITFPYDKSGRHDLTIELCDSTGCATSAIKPIVIADTDGGHLAPLDMNIDPNNKQYPKQIDNVVGAYFVEWGIYGRKYDVTQIPVDNLTHLLYGFIPICGPNESLKEIENGNSWRALQTACGGSADYEVVIHDPWAAVQKALPGIDAKDPIRGTYAQLMALKQRNPDLKILPSVGGWTLSDPFYGFTEKANRDVFVASMEKFLRTWKFYDGVDIDWEFPGGDGAGVGLGDPIKDGPAYVALMQELRTMLDALESETGRKYELTSAIGSGYDKIEDVDYAAASQYMDYIFAMTYDFFGGWNNVTGHQTGLNCGSHISAGECDGTGLDDEGKPRKGPAYTITNAVDLLLAQGVAAKQIVVGTAMYGRGWEGVFPASASDMDNPMTAPGNGKLKGSTAQGVWEDGIMDYKGIAKYIVGPAGTGLNGFEVSYDEVAEAAYVWNRTSGQLITYDSPRSVLAKGQYVTNNGLGGLFAWEIDADNGDILNAMHEGLAGGPTDPINKKPVVTLDASFSVNAGDVLAISATATDADNDALTYSWNVDAALNATGTDSASISITAPNVTTTTDYPISISVSDGKAVVTKSAVVTVVAPTTGNTAPVVSPISDVSLEENTQVNLSVSASDADSDALTYTWNVPAGLVLSGSGENVYLAADEVTADTNYTVSVDVSDGTVVVSQSFTVTVTDKVTDGNTTWDSTKVYNTGDTVVFNGVTYKAKWWTKGNQPDLGGPWEEVIPDDGQVRAWRSDLVYNGGDKVSHNGADYSAGWWTKNEEPGKASVWTKL encoded by the coding sequence ATGTATAAAAAATTACTCACTGCCTGTGCTGTATCGGCAATACTTTCATCTTGGCAAGTTACAGCTGCTCCAGCTGCACCAAGTATAGATTGGACACCACAAGATTATTCTTTTGTTGAAGTAAATCTAGAGTCAAATGGCTCTTATAAAGATTTAGTGAAAGCAAAAGATGTGGTAGATATTAGCATCAAATGGAACTCTTGGAGTGGTACTGGTGGTGATAGCTATAAAGTATTATTTGATGGTGTTGTTGTAAATGAAGGTGCATTAGCTGCTGGCACTAAAAGTGGTGTGATCACTTTCCCTTATGATAAGTCTGGTCGTCATGATTTAACAATTGAATTATGTGACTCAACGGGGTGTGCAACAAGTGCAATTAAGCCAATTGTTATTGCAGATACTGATGGTGGTCATTTAGCACCATTAGATATGAATATTGATCCTAATAATAAACAATACCCTAAACAAATAGATAATGTAGTGGGTGCTTACTTTGTTGAATGGGGTATCTATGGTCGTAAATACGATGTTACTCAGATCCCTGTAGATAACTTAACGCATTTATTATATGGATTTATTCCAATTTGTGGTCCAAACGAATCATTAAAAGAAATCGAAAATGGCAATAGTTGGCGTGCGTTGCAAACTGCATGTGGTGGTTCAGCTGATTATGAAGTTGTCATTCATGACCCTTGGGCTGCTGTGCAAAAAGCATTGCCGGGTATTGATGCAAAAGATCCAATTCGTGGTACATATGCGCAATTAATGGCATTAAAACAACGAAATCCGGATTTGAAAATTTTACCTTCAGTGGGTGGTTGGACGTTATCAGACCCGTTTTATGGTTTTACTGAAAAGGCAAACCGAGATGTTTTTGTTGCATCTATGGAAAAATTCTTAAGAACATGGAAGTTCTATGATGGTGTTGATATTGATTGGGAATTCCCTGGTGGTGATGGCGCAGGTGTTGGTTTAGGCGACCCAATTAAAGATGGTCCAGCTTATGTTGCATTAATGCAAGAGCTTCGCACTATGTTAGATGCTTTAGAATCTGAGACAGGTCGTAAGTACGAACTTACTTCTGCAATAGGTTCTGGCTATGACAAAATTGAAGATGTTGATTATGCAGCTGCTTCACAGTACATGGATTATATTTTTGCCATGACATATGACTTTTTTGGTGGCTGGAATAATGTAACTGGGCATCAAACTGGTTTAAATTGTGGCAGTCATATCAGTGCTGGAGAGTGTGATGGTACTGGTCTTGATGATGAAGGTAAACCACGTAAAGGTCCTGCTTATACTATTACTAATGCGGTTGATTTATTACTTGCACAAGGTGTTGCTGCAAAACAAATTGTAGTGGGTACAGCTATGTATGGTCGTGGTTGGGAAGGTGTTTTTCCTGCAAGCGCATCAGATATGGATAATCCTATGACTGCGCCAGGTAATGGTAAGTTAAAAGGTTCTACAGCTCAAGGTGTTTGGGAAGACGGTATCATGGACTATAAAGGTATTGCTAAATATATCGTAGGTCCAGCAGGTACTGGTCTAAATGGTTTTGAAGTTAGTTATGATGAAGTGGCAGAAGCTGCTTATGTTTGGAATCGTACTTCTGGTCAGTTAATTACTTATGATAGCCCTCGTTCAGTATTAGCTAAAGGTCAGTATGTGACTAATAATGGACTAGGTGGTTTATTTGCATGGGAAATTGATGCAGATAACGGTGATATTTTAAATGCAATGCATGAAGGTTTGGCTGGTGGTCCAACTGATCCTATTAATAAAAAGCCAGTTGTTACTTTAGATGCTAGCTTTAGTGTAAATGCGGGTGATGTATTAGCAATTTCTGCGACGGCAACAGATGCTGATAATGATGCACTGACATATTCTTGGAATGTTGATGCTGCATTGAATGCGACAGGTACTGATTCAGCTTCTATCAGCATCACTGCGCCAAATGTAACTACGACAACAGATTATCCAATATCTATCAGTGTGTCAGATGGTAAAGCTGTAGTAACTAAATCAGCTGTTGTTACTGTTGTTGCACCAACAACTGGAAATACAGCACCTGTAGTATCGCCAATTAGTGATGTGTCTTTGGAAGAAAATACGCAAGTAAATCTTTCAGTTTCAGCGTCTGATGCGGATAGCGATGCATTAACTTACACATGGAATGTACCTGCTGGTTTGGTTTTATCAGGTTCAGGTGAAAATGTTTATTTAGCAGCAGATGAAGTAACGGCTGATACTAATTACACCGTATCTGTTGATGTTTCAGATGGCACAGTTGTTGTTTCACAAAGCTTTACAGTAACTGTGACGGATAAAGTAACAGATGGAAATACAACATGGGATAGCACTAAAGTTTATAATACAGGCGATACTGTTGTATTTAATGGTGTGACATATAAAGCAAAATGGTGGACTAAAGGTAATCAACCAGATCTTGGTGGTCCATGGGAAGAAGTGATCCCTGATGATGGTCAAGTTCGTGCTTGGCGCTCAGACTTAGTTTATAACGGTGGTGATAAAGTTTCACATAATGGCGCAGACTATAGTGCTGGTTGGTGGACTAAAAATGAAGAGCCAGGAAAAGCATCTGTATGGACTAAGCTTTAA
- a CDS encoding DUF423 domain-containing protein codes for MIKVYLMLGGLFAALSVILGAFAAHGLKSKISEQAIVTFQTGVTYQMYHALALILFAIVAKQGVPLNWASGFLVIGTLLFSGSLYALALTGVKWFGPITPLGGLCFIIGWILFVVQIYRT; via the coding sequence ATGATTAAAGTATATTTAATGTTAGGTGGTCTTTTTGCTGCGTTAAGCGTAATTTTAGGTGCATTTGCAGCACATGGTTTAAAAAGTAAAATTTCAGAGCAAGCTATTGTGACTTTTCAAACTGGTGTGACTTATCAGATGTATCATGCTTTAGCTTTGATTTTATTTGCAATTGTTGCCAAACAAGGTGTGCCACTTAATTGGGCGTCTGGTTTTTTGGTTATAGGCACACTGCTTTTTAGTGGCAGTTTATATGCTTTAGCACTAACAGGCGTGAAATGGTTTGGTCCAATAACACCATTAGGTGGATTATGTTTTATAATTGGCTGGATTTTATTTGTTGTTCAAATTTATCGCACATAG
- a CDS encoding efflux RND transporter periplasmic adaptor subunit: MCTKKLVKGLLASSIALLAISTNAQDTPASPVKLDTVTSISLPATTDLMGTLHSRSHIQITAGINGRLEWLAEPGTHVNPGDTLVKMDLLPLKLKLAEQKAQIKRANINLAYLKNEWDRLQKLRKTNSTSQFQLDQTRSQYELAQTDIEIAQLKLQQIEDQINRATVIAPFEGVITQRLTRAGTDVSRSDTLLKLLDTENLEVRVFVPIKYLAYISKGNLLKIFANGKEIEAPIIAKIPSADPRSQTFEVRIKIPQEINNYWAAGQLVTVTVPTQNNLAKLTVHRDALILRKDGTYVIKVDNENKAHKLLVKVGLGSLERVAIQGDLIEGDKVAVRGAERLTDGQFVVVN; encoded by the coding sequence ATGTGTACCAAAAAATTAGTTAAAGGGTTACTAGCCAGTAGTATAGCGTTATTAGCTATTTCTACAAACGCACAAGATACGCCTGCAAGTCCTGTAAAATTAGATACAGTAACAAGTATTTCATTACCAGCAACGACAGATTTAATGGGTACTTTGCATAGTCGCTCTCATATTCAGATCACAGCTGGGATCAATGGTCGTTTAGAATGGCTTGCTGAGCCTGGTACGCATGTAAATCCCGGAGATACTTTAGTCAAAATGGATTTATTGCCATTAAAATTAAAGCTTGCAGAGCAAAAAGCACAAATTAAGCGTGCAAACATCAATTTGGCTTATCTTAAAAATGAATGGGATAGACTGCAAAAACTACGTAAAACAAATTCGACATCACAATTTCAATTAGATCAAACCCGATCTCAATATGAATTAGCGCAAACCGATATTGAAATTGCACAATTAAAATTACAGCAAATTGAAGATCAAATTAATCGTGCAACAGTAATAGCACCATTTGAAGGTGTAATTACGCAAAGACTCACACGTGCGGGCACAGATGTGAGTAGAAGTGATACTTTGCTTAAATTACTTGATACAGAAAACTTAGAAGTACGCGTTTTTGTACCGATAAAATATTTAGCGTATATCAGTAAAGGCAATCTTTTAAAAATATTCGCAAACGGTAAAGAAATAGAAGCACCAATTATAGCAAAAATTCCAAGTGCAGATCCTCGCTCACAAACATTTGAGGTGAGAATTAAGATCCCACAAGAGATAAATAATTATTGGGCAGCGGGGCAGTTAGTCACTGTGACAGTACCAACTCAAAATAACTTGGCAAAATTAACAGTTCATAGAGATGCATTAATTTTAAGAAAAGATGGCACTTATGTGATAAAAGTCGACAATGAGAACAAAGCACATAAATTGTTAGTAAAAGTGGGGTTAGGCAGTTTAGAGCGTGTTGCAATACAAGGTGACTTGATTGAAGGTGATAAAGTGGCTGTTAGAGGTGCTGAACGCTTAACTGATGGTCAGTTTGTTGTGGTGAACTAA
- the sstT gene encoding serine/threonine transporter SstT, with amino-acid sequence MTAFLKKLQSTSLVSQIIVAIILGCLLAVASPETAKSFSMLGGLFVSALKAVAPILVLVLVASSIANQKVDSDANLKPIVGLYLIGTLSAAFVAVVMSFLFPTQLTLDLAGATANPPQGLSEVLTTLAFKVVDNPINAVATGNFIGILAWGLGLGFALKRASESSKIMVHDLADAVSSIVKTVIKFAPLGIFGLVANTIATTGFSALAEFSHLVFVLVSSMLIIALIVNPLIVYIVTRKNPYPLVLTCLKDSGITAFFTRSSAANIPVNMALCKKLDLHEDTYSLSIPLGATINMAGAAITITVLTLAAANTLNIEVDIATAILLSVIASVSACGASGVAGGSLLLIPLACSLFGIDTDIAMQVVAIGFIIGVIQDSAETALNSSTDVVFSAAASHHATK; translated from the coding sequence ATGACAGCTTTTTTAAAAAAATTACAATCAACCAGTCTGGTTAGTCAAATTATAGTCGCTATTATTTTGGGCTGTCTTTTGGCTGTTGCATCACCCGAAACCGCTAAATCATTCTCTATGTTAGGTGGTTTATTTGTTAGCGCATTAAAAGCCGTTGCGCCTATATTAGTATTAGTATTGGTAGCCTCTTCAATCGCGAATCAAAAAGTAGATAGCGACGCTAATTTAAAGCCTATTGTCGGTCTTTATTTAATTGGTACATTAAGCGCTGCATTTGTAGCTGTTGTAATGAGCTTTTTATTTCCAACTCAACTGACGCTTGATTTAGCAGGCGCAACAGCAAACCCACCGCAAGGCTTATCTGAAGTCTTAACAACACTAGCTTTTAAAGTAGTAGATAATCCAATTAATGCCGTAGCTACGGGTAACTTTATTGGTATTTTAGCTTGGGGATTAGGGTTAGGTTTTGCATTAAAACGTGCCAGTGAGTCATCTAAAATAATGGTTCATGACTTAGCTGATGCGGTTTCTAGTATCGTTAAAACAGTTATTAAGTTTGCACCTTTAGGTATATTTGGTTTAGTTGCCAATACAATTGCAACAACTGGTTTTTCTGCATTAGCTGAGTTTAGCCATTTAGTATTTGTATTAGTAAGCTCCATGCTAATTATTGCGCTGATTGTTAATCCTTTAATTGTATATATCGTGACACGTAAAAACCCATACCCATTAGTATTAACTTGTTTAAAAGATTCAGGTATTACTGCTTTCTTTACAAGAAGTTCAGCTGCAAACATTCCTGTAAATATGGCTTTATGTAAAAAACTAGATTTACATGAAGATACTTACTCTTTATCAATTCCACTAGGCGCTACGATTAATATGGCTGGCGCAGCAATTACCATTACTGTACTTACTTTAGCTGCTGCTAATACCTTAAATATTGAAGTTGATATTGCAACGGCTATTTTATTAAGTGTGATTGCATCTGTATCTGCTTGTGGTGCATCAGGTGTTGCAGGCGGTTCTTTATTATTAATACCTTTAGCTTGTAGCTTATTTGGTATTGATACTGATATTGCAATGCAAGTAGTTGCTATCGGCTTTATTATTGGTGTGATCCAAGATTCAGCGGAAACGGCATTAAATAGCTCTACGGATGTTGTATTCTCTGCAGCTGCTTCTCATCACGCAACTAAATAG
- a CDS encoding transcriptional regulator GcvA, with translation MSRRLPPLNALKAFEAAARNLSFTKAADELFVTQAAVSHQIKTLEEHLGLKLFLRKNRSLLLTEEGQGYFLDIRDIFTQLIDATEKLLARGAKGSLTVSLTPSFAIQWLVPRLNLFNEAHPDIDVRIKAQDQDENSLTDDVDVAIYYGRGNWSGIETHKLHTEYMVPLCSPMLLNSSIPMNTPADLQKHVLLHDMTRRNWKTWMKTAGVRDIKVNQGPIFSHSSMVLQAAVHGQGVALGNSVLAKPDIDAGRLVIPFSHYLESKNAFYLVFRESQSELGKIVSFKDWMLDLVAQEQN, from the coding sequence ATGTCTAGAAGGTTACCCCCATTAAATGCGTTAAAGGCATTTGAAGCTGCGGCACGAAACCTCAGTTTTACAAAAGCAGCAGATGAGTTATTTGTAACGCAAGCTGCTGTTAGTCATCAAATAAAAACCTTAGAAGAACACTTAGGTTTAAAGTTATTTCTACGTAAAAATCGCTCTCTATTATTGACCGAAGAAGGTCAAGGTTACTTTTTAGATATTCGTGATATTTTCACTCAATTAATTGATGCGACAGAAAAGCTATTAGCGCGTGGTGCTAAGGGTTCTTTAACTGTAAGTTTAACTCCTAGTTTTGCTATTCAATGGTTAGTACCTAGGCTTAATTTATTTAATGAAGCGCATCCCGATATTGATGTAAGGATCAAAGCACAAGATCAAGATGAAAACTCGTTAACCGATGATGTTGATGTTGCTATTTATTATGGCAGGGGTAATTGGAGCGGCATAGAGACTCATAAGTTACACACTGAGTATATGGTGCCATTATGTAGCCCTATGCTGTTAAATAGTTCAATCCCTATGAATACCCCAGCAGATTTGCAAAAACATGTACTTTTACATGATATGACACGTAGGAATTGGAAAACCTGGATGAAAACAGCAGGTGTACGAGATATCAAAGTGAATCAAGGTCCGATCTTTAGTCATTCATCTATGGTTTTACAAGCGGCTGTTCATGGTCAAGGTGTTGCTTTAGGTAACAGTGTATTAGCTAAACCAGATATTGATGCAGGCCGTTTAGTGATTCCTTTTAGTCATTATCTAGAAAGTAAAAATGCATTTTATTTGGTTTTTAGAGAGTCGCAATCAGAGCTCGGTAAAATCGTGTCTTTCAAAGATTGGATGTTAGATTTAGTAGCACAAGAACAAAATTAG
- a CDS encoding efflux RND transporter permease subunit → MNLTRSALKNPAAIIVIVALVMVFGVISVFKLPLQLTPDIEQPQITISTGWRSAAPSEMESVIIEPIENVVKNTQSVTKVTTNIQRGFGNISLTFDVGADMQKAMLDVINNLNQAPPLPLDAIEPVISAGGGRGGPNTASLMIKTLPSNPAQDLGQYQKLIEDVVKPRFARIPGMGQVNLASHRPRELRITFDALRAASLGLSIADISSTIARASDVSGGIANVGRRQYTVRFSGQYNIGNLTDMIIGYSGERPIYLKDVATVENTLVDKFAFNLRNGQPSYYFTLKRQNDANTVALLDEINIAIKELNAGPMAAAGLTIDLSFDASVHIRNALKLVQNNLGLGVLLALIILWLFLRGIKTTLIIAMTIPVSLMVSFAALSIFDRSLNVISLAGLAFSVGLVLDAAIIVQENIVRLRSQGLDTSKAVMRGALQVTGALFASTATSVAIFLPILFMAGIEGQLFSDLALTLSIAVIASFVSAVTVLPIASKYWLNTKEEIDPYKAYWQNLASFVMKVTNTTAKRFSWIAILLGGSVVASVMLMPKTDFMPRAPTDGFFMSFNMPPGGNVESIEKETASLVKERLAPYLSGEQEPKIKSYNFFSYGAGATGGFIYSDDPRRVEELMDVIRNKVLAGLPDTQIFLFRGSMINVSGSGNGRTIDIDINGSDIESLMQVAQTGIDAINENMTGTTAFPIPSLNLTEPELNLIPNDQRITQAGLTRRDVANAVRAYTSGLFISEYFDGNDRVNVILRGEKWKTPDELASFPIYSPLAGVQTIGELTTLTRTAGPTQLRRVDGKRTISLQVSPPADMSLEEALVMINEKIIPKMNENLPNDASILLSGNANKMANAINDMLQNFALALLILFLLMTALFKSAKDSLLVLLVMPLAVAGGVIGLYILNLFTYQSLDLLTMIGFIILLGLVVNNAILLVDQTREAQKQGLSRTDAVAQAVSIRARPVYMSTLTSLFGMLPLMLMPGVGSEIYRGLATVIVGGMSISAIFTLLLFPCLLQLGKNLSSSNQDSSLNKSDNKVADLNSLHQQAS, encoded by the coding sequence ATGAACTTAACGCGTTCGGCCTTAAAAAATCCTGCCGCTATTATCGTAATAGTCGCTTTAGTGATGGTTTTTGGCGTCATAAGTGTTTTTAAATTACCACTGCAACTTACCCCAGATATAGAGCAACCTCAAATTACCATTTCAACTGGTTGGCGAAGTGCTGCACCCTCTGAAATGGAATCGGTGATAATAGAACCTATAGAAAACGTCGTTAAAAATACCCAAAGTGTCACTAAAGTAACAACTAATATTCAACGTGGTTTTGGCAATATTTCACTAACATTTGATGTCGGTGCTGATATGCAAAAAGCTATGTTAGATGTGATTAATAATCTAAACCAAGCTCCTCCATTACCATTAGATGCGATAGAGCCTGTAATTTCAGCTGGTGGTGGACGAGGCGGCCCCAATACTGCATCATTAATGATAAAAACTTTACCTTCAAATCCGGCTCAAGATTTAGGTCAATATCAAAAGTTGATTGAAGATGTGGTAAAACCACGATTTGCTCGTATCCCTGGTATGGGGCAAGTTAATTTAGCTAGCCATAGACCAAGAGAGCTTAGAATTACCTTTGATGCGTTAAGAGCAGCCTCCCTAGGGCTAAGCATTGCTGATATTAGCTCAACCATTGCCAGAGCCAGTGACGTATCAGGTGGTATTGCCAATGTTGGTCGCCGTCAATATACGGTTCGTTTTTCTGGTCAGTACAATATTGGTAATTTAACCGATATGATCATAGGTTATAGTGGTGAGCGTCCTATTTATTTAAAAGATGTAGCAACAGTTGAAAATACCTTAGTCGATAAATTTGCTTTTAATTTAAGAAATGGCCAGCCTTCATATTACTTCACTTTAAAGCGCCAAAATGATGCCAATACAGTTGCCTTATTAGATGAAATTAATATCGCAATAAAAGAGCTCAATGCTGGCCCTATGGCTGCAGCGGGTTTAACCATAGATCTAAGTTTTGATGCCTCTGTGCATATTCGAAATGCCTTAAAACTAGTACAAAATAATTTAGGTTTAGGTGTGCTTTTGGCATTGATTATTCTTTGGTTATTTTTAAGGGGTATAAAAACAACTTTAATTATTGCTATGACAATACCTGTTTCGCTTATGGTGTCGTTTGCAGCATTAAGTATTTTTGATCGTAGCTTAAATGTAATTTCTTTAGCTGGCTTAGCTTTCTCTGTGGGTTTGGTACTTGATGCCGCCATTATTGTCCAAGAAAATATCGTAAGGCTTAGAAGTCAGGGGTTAGATACATCGAAAGCTGTAATGCGCGGTGCACTTCAAGTGACAGGCGCTTTATTTGCCTCAACAGCAACCAGTGTAGCGATATTTTTACCGATCTTGTTTATGGCTGGCATTGAGGGCCAGTTATTTTCAGATTTAGCTCTTACTTTATCTATCGCGGTAATAGCATCATTTGTATCGGCAGTAACCGTTTTACCTATTGCGAGTAAGTATTGGTTAAATACAAAAGAAGAAATAGATCCTTATAAAGCTTATTGGCAAAACCTGGCAAGCTTTGTAATGAAAGTTACCAATACAACAGCTAAACGCTTTTCTTGGATAGCAATCTTATTAGGTGGTTCTGTTGTGGCAAGTGTCATGTTAATGCCAAAAACAGATTTTATGCCAAGGGCACCTACAGATGGTTTTTTTATGAGTTTTAATATGCCACCGGGTGGCAATGTGGAATCTATTGAAAAAGAAACTGCTTCTTTAGTAAAAGAACGTTTAGCACCTTATTTATCGGGTGAACAAGAGCCTAAGATTAAAAGTTATAACTTCTTCTCTTACGGTGCTGGCGCAACCGGTGGTTTTATCTATTCTGATGATCCAAGGCGGGTAGAAGAGCTTATGGATGTTATTAGAAATAAAGTGCTTGCAGGATTACCTGATACACAAATATTTTTATTTAGAGGCTCTATGATCAATGTCTCGGGCTCAGGTAATGGCCGTACAATAGATATTGATATTAATGGTTCTGATATTGAAAGTTTAATGCAAGTGGCACAAACAGGTATAGATGCCATTAATGAAAATATGACAGGCACAACCGCTTTCCCTATTCCAAGCTTAAATCTTACTGAGCCTGAGCTTAATTTAATACCCAATGATCAAAGGATCACGCAAGCTGGGCTCACAAGAAGAGATGTAGCAAATGCAGTGAGAGCTTATACCAGTGGTTTATTTATTAGTGAATACTTTGATGGTAACGATAGGGTTAATGTGATTTTACGCGGTGAAAAATGGAAGACTCCCGATGAGCTTGCATCATTCCCTATTTATTCGCCGTTAGCGGGTGTTCAAACAATTGGTGAATTAACAACTTTAACGAGAACAGCAGGTCCAACACAACTTAGAAGGGTTGATGGTAAACGTACTATTAGTTTACAAGTATCACCGCCGGCTGATATGTCATTAGAAGAAGCACTAGTGATGATCAACGAAAAAATCATTCCAAAAATGAATGAAAATTTACCAAATGATGCTTCAATTCTATTAAGTGGCAATGCAAATAAAATGGCTAATGCAATTAATGATATGTTGCAAAATTTTGCTTTAGCTTTATTGATTTTGTTTTTATTAATGACAGCTTTATTTAAGTCTGCAAAAGATAGTTTGCTAGTACTTTTGGTAATGCCTTTAGCGGTTGCTGGTGGGGTAATTGGTCTATATATATTAAATCTATTTACTTACCAGTCACTAGATTTATTAACTATGATAGGTTTCATTATTTTACTTGGCCTAGTAGTTAATAATGCCATTTTATTAGTAGATCAAACACGGGAAGCGCAAAAGCAAGGTTTATCTCGTACAGATGCAGTAGCACAAGCTGTGAGTATTCGTGCAAGACCAGTATACATGAGTACATTAACTAGCTTATTTGGCATGTTGCCACTTATGTTAATGCCAGGTGTTGGAAGTGAAATATACCGCGGGTTAGCTACCGTTATTGTTGGCGGTATGAGTATTAGTGCAATTTTCACCTTATTATTATTCCCTTGTTTATTACAGTTAGGGAAAAACTTATCGAGTTCAAATCAAGATAGCTCATTAAATAAATCAGATAATAAAGTTGCGGATTTAAATTCGTTACATCAACAGGCTAGCTAG
- a CDS encoding alpha/beta family hydrolase, whose amino-acid sequence MIQWYKADNAKAQFIFAHGAGAGMDSEFMQKMAQMLSEKKISVGLFNFEYMQKIKAEGKRRPPERAVKLLAYFDKVLAQAVKESELPLFVGGKSMGGRMASMIVSDEAYLSHEAISAVKGIIAFGYPFHPPGKPEKLRTSHFPDLNCILKVIQGQRDSFGTEAEVSAMDLCDNVQLTWIPDGDHSLVPRKKSGFTQEQNWASAADIALSFIDEQLS is encoded by the coding sequence ATGATTCAATGGTACAAAGCAGATAATGCAAAAGCACAGTTTATATTTGCACACGGTGCCGGTGCAGGTATGGATTCTGAATTTATGCAAAAAATGGCACAAATGCTGTCTGAAAAAAAAATAAGCGTAGGTTTATTTAATTTTGAATATATGCAAAAAATAAAAGCAGAAGGTAAAAGAAGGCCGCCAGAGCGTGCAGTTAAGTTATTAGCTTATTTTGATAAAGTATTAGCTCAAGCCGTTAAAGAAAGTGAATTACCTTTGTTTGTAGGCGGTAAGTCTATGGGTGGGAGAATGGCATCAATGATAGTCAGCGATGAAGCTTATTTATCACATGAAGCAATATCTGCTGTTAAAGGTATAATTGCATTTGGTTACCCTTTTCACCCACCTGGTAAACCAGAAAAATTAAGAACTTCGCATTTTCCTGATTTAAATTGCATATTAAAAGTTATACAAGGACAAAGAGATTCCTTTGGTACTGAAGCTGAGGTGTCGGCAATGGATTTATGCGATAATGTGCAGCTAACTTGGATACCAGATGGTGATCACTCTTTGGTTCCAAGAAAAAAGTCAGGTTTTACACAAGAACAAAACTGGGCAAGTGCAGCCGATATTGCGCTTAGCTTTATTGATGAGCAGCTATCATGA